From one Triticum aestivum cultivar Chinese Spring chromosome 4B, IWGSC CS RefSeq v2.1, whole genome shotgun sequence genomic stretch:
- the LOC123092309 gene encoding nifU-like protein 1, chloroplastic: MEASLTAAAAATSSFPPQIRRRIIKFNPPVLPRRPQFRDSKIWTANFRGHLAAASASTPPPPGGGLYSAVTYELTPGNVDRVLDDVRPYLISDGGDVAVVSVEDGVVSLRLEGACSSCPSSTTTMNMGIERVLKEKFGDAIKDIRQVFDGDQQPEETTPEAVNRHLDILRPAIANYGGSVKVLAVDGEDCLVKYDGPESIGSGVKAAIKEKFPDITNVVFTQ; this comes from the exons ATGGAGGCGTCGCTGACCGCGGCCGCCGCCGCTACCTCGTCGTTTCCGCCGCAAATCCGTCGCCGAATCATCAAATTCAACCCGCCCGTGCTCCCTAGGCGACCCCAATTCCGAGACTCCAAGATCTGGACCGCCAACTTCCGGGGAcacctggctgcggcctcggcatccacgccgccgccgccgggaggcgGCCTGTACTCGGCGGTGACCTACGAACTGACGCCAGGTAACGTCGACCGCGTCCTCGACGACGTGCGCCCCTACCTCATCTCCGACGGCGGCGACGTCGCCGTCGTGTCCGTCGAGGACGGCGTCGTCTCCCTTAGGCTTGAAG GGGCGTGCAGCAGTTGTCCAAGCTCGACGACGACGATGAACATGGGCATCGAGCGAGTGCTCAAGGAGAAGTTCGGTGACGCCATCAAGGACATCCGCCAGGTGTTCGACGGGGACCAGCAGCCGGAGGAGACAACGCCTGAG GCGGTGAACCGGCACCTGGACATACTGCGGCCGGCGATCGCGAACTACGGCGGGAGTGTGAAGGTTCTTGCCGTTGACGGCGAGGACTGCCTGGTTAAGTATGACGGCCCAGAGTCCATCGGAAGTGGAGTGAAGGCAGCCATCAAGGAGAAGTTCCCCGACATCACGAATGTGGTGTTCACCCAGTGA
- the LOC123092310 gene encoding tetratricopeptide repeat protein 27 homolog isoform X2 yields MAATTTTPTFLRATELRLLRCTLPSPISQPAPPSPPPAHPLGPVAASALAAVDAGDYTAAIASAVPHIFHSYAFAEVAHGTLAQVYADLTAAAEAFLRGDGGGAAGEGFQCRCALVFSAAVAALLAFTQQNVTGPSGKCSPFPFQTSPLDEGGHSDPGSEWVDWASDQLASFGSHVHGKFALLPFIVFAELLFTSIKGLDSSDCCTVSWWLCRTSLSQQNILDELSSSLFDQVQVYKKQVLTHFGDLEKVSSYWGSLLCDGEGRSFVSAAFLEAGIVEYKYGRVDASRLHLDSAQEACGIHLSLTGILGFRTIHQVDAKSQMVLVAKSSKPAPDDGQSTELAGPQSDGMASRKAMSSVPDESDEFCDILRTPRLAENGNGSSSESMTSANTQIPLSAIQQAAVLAQCLHVSRRSRSDEMSGWEMAPYIESIDSQDKSYFVVRSLCDVLRIRWESTRSRTKQRALLMMENLVEDIAKEFPVVSQRAKLVFGVHMPPIPALRKEYGELLISCGLLGEALSVFKELELWDNLIYCYRLSGKVADAVSLINTRLSVTPNDPRLWCSLGDATNNDDHYKKALEVSNNKSARALRSLARSAYNKNDFHTSKILWGSALALNSLYPDGWFAYGTAAWKDKDLEKAVDAFSRAVQIDPENGEAWNNIACLHMIRGKSQAAVQAFKEAVKFKRNSCEVWENYSKVALDTCNMRLTLEAVKMVLNLSSNKRFNVDLLDKVMAYVEEQDCTEWG; encoded by the exons ATGGCGGCCACCACCACTACCCCCACCTTCCTCCGTGCGACCGAGCTCCGCCTCCTTCGCTGCACCCTCCCCTCCCCGATCTCCCAACCAGCTCCCCCCTCACCTCCCCCAGCTCACCCGCTCGGTCCTGTCGCGGcctccgccctcgccgccgtcgATGCCGGGGACTACACGGCTGCTATCGCCTCCGCCGTCCCCCACATCTTCCACTCCTACGCCTTTGCCGAGGTTGCCCATGGCACCCTAGCGCAAGTGTACGCCGACCTCACTGCCGCTGCCGAGGCGTTCCTCCGTGGGGATGGCGGAGGGGCCGCGGGCGAGGGGTTCCAGTGCAGGTGCGCGCTTGTTTTCTCCGCGGCTGTGGCCGCGCTGCTCGCATTCACGCAGCAGAACGTGACGGGACCGTCGGGGAAGTGTTCACCCTTCCCTTTCCAGACTTCGCCTTTGGATGAAGGGGGGCATAGTGATCCTGGAAGCGAATGGGTTGATTGGGCTTCGGATCAGTTAGCTTCTTTTGGTTCCCATGTTCATGGGAAATTCGCTCTCTTGCCCTTCATTGTCTTTGCAGAACTACTCTTCACAAGCATAAAGGGTCTGGACTCCTCTGATTGTTGCACTGTGTCATGGTGGTTGTGCAGAACATCCTTGTCCCAGCAAAATATTTTAGATGAGCTATCGTCCTCTTTGTTTGATCAAGTACAAGTGTACAAGAAACAAGTGCTGACCCACTTTGGTGATCTTGAAAAGGTCTCTAGCTACTGGGGTTCTTTGCTATGTGATGGAGAAGGCCGTTCTTTTGTCTCGGCTGCTTTTCTGGAAGCTGGAATCGTGGAGTATAAATATGGTCGAGTTGATGCTTCAAGGCTGCATCTGGATAGTGCTCAAGAGGCATGTGGGATTCATCTCTCTCTCACAGGGATTCTTGGTTTTCGAACAATACACCAGGTGGACGCCAAGTCCCAAATGGTTCTAGTTGCAAAGAGTTCTAAACCAGCACCTGATGATGGCCAATCAACAGAGCTAGCAGGACCTCAGAGTGATGGTATGGCTTCCAGAAAAGCGATGAGCTCTGTTCCAGATGAAAGTGATGAATTTTGTGATATACTAAGAACACCAAGACTGGCTGAAAATGGGAATGGCTCGAGCAGTGAGAGTATGACATCTGCAAACACACAGATACCGCTATCTGCTATCCAGCAGGCCGCTGTACTTGCACAATGTTTACATGTGAGTCGGAGGAGTCGGAGTGATGAAATGTCTGGGTGGGAGATGGCACCATACATAGAGTCAATTGATTCTCAAGACAAGTCATACTTTGTGGTCAGGAGCTTGTGTGATGTTCTGCGTATTAGGTGGGAGTCCACCCGCAGTCGGACAAAACAGCGGGCACTGTTAATGATGGAGAATTTGGTTGAAGATATTGCCAAAGAATTTCCTGTAGTTTCACAAAGAGCCAAACTGGTTTTTGGAGTTCATATGCCGCCTATCCCTGCATTAAGGAAAGAGTATGGTGAACTTTTGATAAGTTGTGGTTTACTTGGTGAAGCTCTTAGTGTCTTCAAAGAACTCGAATTGTGGGATAATCTAATCTATTGCTATCGTTTATCGGGTAAAGTTGCTGATGCTGTTAGTCTAATAAATACCCGGCTCTCTGTCACACCAAATGACCCAAGGCTATGGTGTTCACTTGGCGATGCTACTAATAATGATGACCATTATAAGAAAGCACTGGAAGTCTCAAATAACAAATCTGCTCGAGCTCTGCGCTCTCTGGCTCGCAGTGCATACAACAAGAATGATTTCCATACATCCAAAATTCTTTGGGGATCTGCATTGGCATTGAATTCTTTGTACCCAGATGGCTGGTTTGCCTATGGTACAGCTGCATGGAAGGATAAAGATCTTGAGAAGGCAGTGGATGCTTTTAGTCGTGCTGTGCAGATAGATCCTGAgaacggagaagcgtggaacaacATAGCCTGCCTGCACATGATTAGAGGAAAGAGCCAGGCGGCAGTCCAGGCATTCAAGGAAGCTGTAAAGTTCAAGAGGAACAGCTGTGAAGTTTGGGAAAATTACAGTAAGGTTGCTTTGGACACATGCAACATGCGACTGACACTTGAAGCTGTCAAAATGGTATTGAATCTGTCCTCGAACAAGCGCTTCAATGTTGATTTATTGGACAAGGTGATGGCCTATGTCGAAGAACAAG ATTGTACGGAGTGGGGCTAG
- the LOC123092310 gene encoding tetratricopeptide repeat protein 27 homolog isoform X1: MAATTTTPTFLRATELRLLRCTLPSPISQPAPPSPPPAHPLGPVAASALAAVDAGDYTAAIASAVPHIFHSYAFAEVAHGTLAQVYADLTAAAEAFLRGDGGGAAGEGFQCRCALVFSAAVAALLAFTQQNVTGPSGKCSPFPFQTSPLDEGGHSDPGSEWVDWASDQLASFGSHVHGKFALLPFIVFAELLFTSIKGLDSSDCCTVSWWLCRTSLSQQNILDELSSSLFDQVQVYKKQVLTHFGDLEKVSSYWGSLLCDGEGRSFVSAAFLEAGIVEYKYGRVDASRLHLDSAQEACGIHLSLTGILGFRTIHQVDAKSQMVLVAKSSKPAPDDGQSTELAGPQSDGMASRKAMSSVPDESDEFCDILRTPRLAENGNGSSSESMTSANTQIPLSAIQQAAVLAQCLHVSRRSRSDEMSGWEMAPYIESIDSQDKSYFVVRSLCDVLRIRWESTRSRTKQRALLMMENLVEDIAKEFPVVSQRAKLVFGVHMPPIPALRKEYGELLISCGLLGEALSVFKELELWDNLIYCYRLSGKVADAVSLINTRLSVTPNDPRLWCSLGDATNNDDHYKKALEVSNNKSARALRSLARSAYNKNDFHTSKILWGSALALNSLYPDGWFAYGTAAWKDKDLEKAVDAFSRAVQIDPENGEAWNNIACLHMIRGKSQAAVQAFKEAVKFKRNSCEVWENYSKVALDTCNMRLTLEAVKMVLNLSSNKRFNVDLLDKVMAYVEEQGTQLTQEAKSISNPSDDANKETRLPNQLLDIIGDILQQIVRSGASNAEIWGLYARWHKSKGNLMACSEALLKQVRSLQGSGLWHDQKKFTKYAQASLQLCKVYIEISSTTGSRRELLSAEMHLKSSLKQATDFSGTEEYKSLNDCLDQLRGLIGAA, translated from the coding sequence ATGGCGGCCACCACCACTACCCCCACCTTCCTCCGTGCGACCGAGCTCCGCCTCCTTCGCTGCACCCTCCCCTCCCCGATCTCCCAACCAGCTCCCCCCTCACCTCCCCCAGCTCACCCGCTCGGTCCTGTCGCGGcctccgccctcgccgccgtcgATGCCGGGGACTACACGGCTGCTATCGCCTCCGCCGTCCCCCACATCTTCCACTCCTACGCCTTTGCCGAGGTTGCCCATGGCACCCTAGCGCAAGTGTACGCCGACCTCACTGCCGCTGCCGAGGCGTTCCTCCGTGGGGATGGCGGAGGGGCCGCGGGCGAGGGGTTCCAGTGCAGGTGCGCGCTTGTTTTCTCCGCGGCTGTGGCCGCGCTGCTCGCATTCACGCAGCAGAACGTGACGGGACCGTCGGGGAAGTGTTCACCCTTCCCTTTCCAGACTTCGCCTTTGGATGAAGGGGGGCATAGTGATCCTGGAAGCGAATGGGTTGATTGGGCTTCGGATCAGTTAGCTTCTTTTGGTTCCCATGTTCATGGGAAATTCGCTCTCTTGCCCTTCATTGTCTTTGCAGAACTACTCTTCACAAGCATAAAGGGTCTGGACTCCTCTGATTGTTGCACTGTGTCATGGTGGTTGTGCAGAACATCCTTGTCCCAGCAAAATATTTTAGATGAGCTATCGTCCTCTTTGTTTGATCAAGTACAAGTGTACAAGAAACAAGTGCTGACCCACTTTGGTGATCTTGAAAAGGTCTCTAGCTACTGGGGTTCTTTGCTATGTGATGGAGAAGGCCGTTCTTTTGTCTCGGCTGCTTTTCTGGAAGCTGGAATCGTGGAGTATAAATATGGTCGAGTTGATGCTTCAAGGCTGCATCTGGATAGTGCTCAAGAGGCATGTGGGATTCATCTCTCTCTCACAGGGATTCTTGGTTTTCGAACAATACACCAGGTGGACGCCAAGTCCCAAATGGTTCTAGTTGCAAAGAGTTCTAAACCAGCACCTGATGATGGCCAATCAACAGAGCTAGCAGGACCTCAGAGTGATGGTATGGCTTCCAGAAAAGCGATGAGCTCTGTTCCAGATGAAAGTGATGAATTTTGTGATATACTAAGAACACCAAGACTGGCTGAAAATGGGAATGGCTCGAGCAGTGAGAGTATGACATCTGCAAACACACAGATACCGCTATCTGCTATCCAGCAGGCCGCTGTACTTGCACAATGTTTACATGTGAGTCGGAGGAGTCGGAGTGATGAAATGTCTGGGTGGGAGATGGCACCATACATAGAGTCAATTGATTCTCAAGACAAGTCATACTTTGTGGTCAGGAGCTTGTGTGATGTTCTGCGTATTAGGTGGGAGTCCACCCGCAGTCGGACAAAACAGCGGGCACTGTTAATGATGGAGAATTTGGTTGAAGATATTGCCAAAGAATTTCCTGTAGTTTCACAAAGAGCCAAACTGGTTTTTGGAGTTCATATGCCGCCTATCCCTGCATTAAGGAAAGAGTATGGTGAACTTTTGATAAGTTGTGGTTTACTTGGTGAAGCTCTTAGTGTCTTCAAAGAACTCGAATTGTGGGATAATCTAATCTATTGCTATCGTTTATCGGGTAAAGTTGCTGATGCTGTTAGTCTAATAAATACCCGGCTCTCTGTCACACCAAATGACCCAAGGCTATGGTGTTCACTTGGCGATGCTACTAATAATGATGACCATTATAAGAAAGCACTGGAAGTCTCAAATAACAAATCTGCTCGAGCTCTGCGCTCTCTGGCTCGCAGTGCATACAACAAGAATGATTTCCATACATCCAAAATTCTTTGGGGATCTGCATTGGCATTGAATTCTTTGTACCCAGATGGCTGGTTTGCCTATGGTACAGCTGCATGGAAGGATAAAGATCTTGAGAAGGCAGTGGATGCTTTTAGTCGTGCTGTGCAGATAGATCCTGAgaacggagaagcgtggaacaacATAGCCTGCCTGCACATGATTAGAGGAAAGAGCCAGGCGGCAGTCCAGGCATTCAAGGAAGCTGTAAAGTTCAAGAGGAACAGCTGTGAAGTTTGGGAAAATTACAGTAAGGTTGCTTTGGACACATGCAACATGCGACTGACACTTGAAGCTGTCAAAATGGTATTGAATCTGTCCTCGAACAAGCGCTTCAATGTTGATTTATTGGACAAGGTGATGGCCTATGTCGAAGAACAAGGTACACAACTTACTCAAGAAGCTAAATCCATAAGCAACCCTTCAGATGATGCAAACAAAGAGACCAGGCTACCAAATCAATTGCTAGATATAATTGGTGATATCCTTCAGCAGATTGTACGGAGTGGGGCTAGCAATGCAGAGATATGGGGATTATATGCAAGATGGCATAAAAGCAAGGGCAACCTCATGGCATGCTCGGAAGCTTTGTTGAAGCAAGTTCGATCACTCCAGGGTTCAGGATTATGGCATGATCAGAAGAAGTTCACGAAGTATGCTCAAGCTTCTCTGCAACTTTGCAAGGTCTATATCGAAATTTCCTCCACGACTGGAAGCAGACGAGAATTATTGTCAGCTGAGATGCATCTTAAAAGCTCCTTGAAACAGGCAACGGACTTCTCAGGTACGGAGGAGTATAAATCACTTAATGACTGCCTTGACCAATTAAGGGGCCTGATTGGCGCTGCATAG
- the LOC123092311 gene encoding pentatricopeptide repeat-containing protein At1g05750, chloroplastic, whose product MLTVSLLDAQLARCSSARHLLQIHGQFIASGLLADAFAASRLLLFTSATRLLPLPIHHSFRLLRLVRCPNAFSCNTLLKAALLAGTPHLCLPLYTSLPASPDAYTHPILAAACAARRDVSEGRQVQSHAIRHGFGDDLYLRNGLMHMYSVCGCLRDARMVFDAGPVWDAVSWNTILAAYVHAGDVDQAVGVFARMPKRNATAVSSMVSLFGRRGMVDEARWVFDEAECRDIFTWTAMISCFERNNMFAEALHMFSCMRREMRPVDEALMVSVVAACAQSEVIRNGELCHGLVIRAGLCSLLNIQNVLIHMYSCCLDVVAARRLFDSGDCLDQFSWNSMIAGYLKSGHVENAMTLFSAMPDKDNVSWSTMISGCVQNNQSSDALTVFDHMRAQGVRPDEVTIISVISACTNLSALEKGKSVHDYVRQNKCYISLVLGTSLIDMYMKCGYLEAAMDVFNIMEEKGAPCWNAVIVGLAMNGLVTKSLEMFSEMEASGTAIPNEITFIGVLSACRHAGLVEEGRHFFKLMQQKYRIVPNIRHYGCMVDLLGRAGYVKEAEDLIESMPMLPDVPAWGALLGACWKHGENEVGERVGRKLVNLDPRHDGFHTMLSNIYAKEGMWQSVNDLRDSMKQRHVPKVSGYSVVEMSPS is encoded by the coding sequence ATGCTCACGGTGTCTCTCCTAGACGCGCAACTCGCTCGGTGCTCCTCCGCGCGCCATCTCCTCCAGATTCACGGCCAGTTCATCGCCTCCGGCCTCCTCGCCGATGCcttcgccgccagccgcctcctcctcttcaCCTCCGCTACCCGCCTCCTCCCGCTCCCCATCCACCATTCGTTCCGCCTCCTCCGACTCGTCCGCTGCCCCAACGCCTTCTCCTGCAACACGCTCCTCAAGGCGGCCCTGCTCGCTGGGACGCCGCACCTCTGCCTACCACTCTACACCTCCCTGCCGGCGTCCCCCGACGCCTACACCCACCCCATCCTCGCCGCCGCCTGCGCGGCCAGGAGGGACGTGAGTGAAGGCAGGCAGGTGCAGTCACACGCTATCAGGCACGGGTTCGGTGATGATTTGTACCTCAGGAACGGCCTGATGCATATGTACTCTGTTTGCGGCTGCCTCAGGGACGCACGCATGGTGTTCGACGCAGGTCCCGTGTGGGACGCTGTTTCGTGGAACACCATCCTGGCTGCCTACGTGCATGCTGGGGATGTTGATCAGGCGGTTGGGGTGTTCGCACGGATGCCAAAGCGGAATGCCACAGCGGTGAGCTCCATGGTATCATTGTTTGGGAGGAGGGGTATGGTGGACGAGGCAAGATGGGTGTTTGACGAGGCTGAGTGCAGGGATATTTTCACGTGGACTGCCATGATTTCTTGCTTTGAGAGGAACAACATGTTTGCAGAGGCGTTGCATATGTTCTCGTGCATGCGTCGAGAGATGCGGCCTGTGGACGAGGCGCTGATGGTCAGTGTGGTGGCCGCTTGTGCACAGTCAGAGGTGATTCGAAATGGGGAACTGTGCCATGGACTGGTTATCAGGGCTGGCCTTTGTTCGCTGCTAAACATTCAGAATGTGCTGATCCACATGTACTCATGTTGCCTGGATGTTGTTGCAGCACGGAGGTTGTTTGACAGCGGTGACTGCTTGGACCAGTTCTCCTGGAACTCGATGATAGCAGGCTATCTAAAGAGTGGTCATGTCGAAAATGCAATGACATTGTTCAGTGCAATGCCTGACAAGGACAATGTTTCTTGGAGTACAATGATTTCTGGTTGTGTGCAGAATAACCAATCCTCAGATGCACTCACTGTCTTCGATCACATGCGAGCCCAGGGAGTCAGGCCGGATGAAGTTACTATCATTAGTGTTATATCTGCATGCACCAATCTGTCTGCTCTGGAGAAAGGAAAGTCGGTGCATGATTATGTAAGGCAAAACAAATGTTACATCAGTCTTGTACTTGGGACTAGCCTCATTGACATGTACATGAAGTGTGGATACTTGGAAGCTGCAATGGATGTCTTCAACATAATGGAAGAAAAAGGAGCACCTTGCTGGAATGCTGTCATTGTGGGGTTGGCCATGAACGGCCTTGTGACGAAATCCCTTGAGATGTTCTCAGAGATGGAAGCATCCGGCACTGCCATCCCGAATGAGATAACTTTCATCGGAGTTTTGAGTGCTTGCAGACATGCTGGCCTAGTTGAGGAGGGCCGCCACTTCTTCAAGTTGATGCAACAGAAGTACCGAATTGTGCCAAACATCAGACACTATGGATGCATGGTTGATCTTCTTGGACGTGCTGGATATGTTAAGGAGGCTGAGGATCTGATTGAGAGCATGCCCATGTTACCTGATGTTCCAGCATGGGGTGCATTGCTTGGTGCCTGCTGGAAGCATGGTGAAAATGAGGTTGGAGAAAGGGTGGGCAGGAAGCTTGTCAATCTGGATCCTCGCCATGACGGGTTTCACACTATGTTATCTAACATATATGCTAAAGAGGGGATGTGGCAATCAGTAAATGACCTAAGGGACTCCATGAAGCAACGACATGTCCCAAAAGTTTCAGGATATAGTGTCGTTGAAATGTCTCCTTCTTGA